In the Telopea speciosissima isolate NSW1024214 ecotype Mountain lineage chromosome 2, Tspe_v1, whole genome shotgun sequence genome, one interval contains:
- the LOC122652473 gene encoding SEC12-like protein 2: MGKGKDSDPPCLQKYGVPFYTASWVPSKKILAQKLKQKQELSKEGEEIATADGSTSPLDTTTANRSYLAFAGGGGEGRSGIPNAIILAEFDLASNSLSEQPVAKLGTEADLPYRMAVHPGGEGLICSLPKSCRWFEWDVQENEETCKLDLISSEKVLTQLEDIGQQLAVTFNSEGSVLAVGGEDGYLRVFKWPSMEVILEKADAYSSVKDLDFSSDGKFLVSLGNSGPCRVWDVTSSTVIASLPKESDEVFGFCRFSQTSDNNQFLYTTAVRDRGGSVVSWNTSSWNRVGSRQIVRDPICAFDVSADGRLLAVGTVQGDVFIINSLNMKVQTVVRKAHLGLVTRLTFSEDSRALASASMDSSARVTVIGDQKRESGGSMWIIIFIVLFAILVYFLKTNGALPYL, from the exons ATGGGGAAGGGAAAGGATTCAGATCCCCCATGTTTGCAGAAGTACGGTGTGCCTTTCTACACAGCTTCTTGGGTTCCATCGAAGAAGATCCTTGCTCAGAAACTGAAGCAAAAGCAAGAACTATCGAAGGAAGGTGAGGAGATCGCCACTGCCGATGGATCCACATCACCGCTGGATACTACTACAGCCAATAGGAGCTACTTGGCGTTTGCAGGCGGCGGTGGAGAAGGCCGAAGCGGAATCCCTAATGCAATTATACTGGCAGAATTCGATTTAGCATCTAATTCTCTCTCCGAACAGCCG GTGGCTAAGCTTGGAACTGAAGCTGATTTACCATACAGAATGGCTGTCCATCCAGGTGGAGAAGGCCTTATTTGTTCATTACCAAAAAGTTGCAG ATGGTTTGAGTGGGATGTTCAAGAGAATGAAGAAACCTGTAAATTGGACCTGATATCCTCTGAGAAAGTGCTGACCCAGTTGGAAGATATTGGTCAACAGTTAGCAGTGACCTTTAATAGTGAGGGTTCTGTACTTGCTGTTGGCGGCGAG GATGGCTATTTGAGGGTCTTCAAGTGGCCAAGTATGGAAGTCATTCTTGAAAAGGCTGATGCTTATTCATCTGTGAAGGATTTGGATTTCAG TTCTGATGGGAAGTTTCTTGTCTCCTTGGGAAATAGTGGCCCGTGTAGGGTGTGGGATGTAACCTCATCCACTGTTATAGCTTCTTTACCAAAGGAATCG GATGAGGTTTTCGGCTTCTGTAGGTTTTCTCAGACAAGTGATAATAATCAGTTTCTGTATACTACTGCTGTGCGAG atCGGGGAGGAAGCGTTGTATCTTGGAATACCAGCTCATGGAATAGAGTTGGCTCAAGGCAAATCGTCCGTGATCCTATTTGTGCATTCGACGTTTCTGCTGATGGAAGACTCCTTGCAGT TGGGACAGTTCAAGGAGATGTTTTTATTATAAACTCCCTCAATATGAAGGTGCAGACAGTGGTTAGAAAAGCACACCTTGGGCTCGTGACTAGATTAACGTTCTCCGAAGATTCCAG GGCTTTGGCCTCAGCATCCATGGACTCGAGTGCGAGGGTGACAGTAATTGGAGACCAAAAGAGGGAGAGTG gaGGGAGTATGTGGATCatcatttttattgttttatttgcAATTCTGGTGTATTTCCTGAAGACTAACGGAGCCCTTCCGTACCTGTAA